From Elephas maximus indicus isolate mEleMax1 chromosome 1, mEleMax1 primary haplotype, whole genome shotgun sequence, a single genomic window includes:
- the LOC126069942 gene encoding beta-defensin 110-like: protein MKKKTSEKSHCEKSMSFLLTARSDFYKPKYRFERCEKVKGICKTFCDDVEYDYGYCIKWRNQCCI from the exons atgaagaagaaaacatCAGAGAAGTCACACTGTGAAAAATCA ATGTCTTTCTTGCTTACAGCCAGAAGTGACTTCTACAAACCGAAATATAGATTTGAAAGATGTGAAAAAGtgaaaggaatatgtaaaacatTTTGTGATGATGTTGAGTATGATTACGGATACTGCATTAAATGGAGAAATCAGTGCTGCATATAA